A segment of the Toxotes jaculatrix isolate fToxJac2 chromosome 2, fToxJac2.pri, whole genome shotgun sequence genome:
tttatttcccATATGCTCTTTGTCACCCAATTTGCCTTCATTGCCTTTTTCTAGTTGATTTCTTACAATGTAAAATCTCCCTCTTAGCAGTGTCACTGCAACCAGAGCTGGCTGAGACAAACCTGGACCTTGGGGAGTTGCAGCAGGTCCTACAAGATGAAGAACTAGCCCGCAGGCTCCAGGACGAAGAGCAAAACCTGTTGAGGAGGGTAAGTGATCCGAGAGTTTATTGTGGCACACTGTGATTTATGGGCCAAGGAGGAAGGGCAGAGGATTAGtatctctttcattctttttttttctgacattcaCTGTCTTGTCCTCACAGAGCTCCCAACCCTCTACCTTTAGTTCTTACCCAGAGGGAGACTTCAGAGTGGCACAAGTGGCACAGGATGAGGTATGATGATGAGCTGACTGTCCCTTAGTACCCATGTATCTCATGTTTTAACATCCACCTGTGGAATGatacttttctgtgtttttgcactAGGAAATTGCACATTTTATGCAGAAGCAGGAAATTAAGGTGAAGCGTAGATCTCGTGAGCTCGAAGGGCCAGCGTCGTGGCGTGAGCACAGAGCAATGATCAGCCGCCATGACAGGCGAGctgcgagagagagacaggtaagTGTGTTCCAAAGGCAGGTTCCTACATGTCGTTGTCATGCATATCTTTCGGAAATTACACTTTGACAATGGAGGTGTTGCATGTGCCTTGTTATAATCTTTGTTTAGCATCAGTTACATTTTTATAAAGAAGCTGATGCATGAGTTACATGCCTTTCTGCACTGCTTCAGGTCCAACGAGAAAGACTTGACTCAGAGGGCCTTCCTTCCCCCACTGAGGACTGCTCCCCAGAGAACCTGCCACCTAGTCCCATCTCCACTTTACCGTAACTGTCTcttcattcataaaaataaaactgatactATTCAATGCACTGTCTGCTGACTCACAACCGCTCCATTTACAGACAAGCCCACCAGATTAGAAACATTGCAGAGGAACTGGACCCGACATTCCAGGCGCGGAGGCAAGACACAGGGAACTTCCGAGTGGGACAAACAGGTACTGTAAACAGGATCAGTGACACAAAAACGAAACTTTTAAAACAAaggctgaacacacacatccttcTCCTCCGTTATAGGTCCAGTCTGTCCGTCTCTTCCCATGGCCCATTCTGGCTCACAGGACTTTCTTGAGGAGCCTACTTTCATCCCACCCACAAAGCggcaaacagaaaaatcagGACGTACTAAaccaaaagagagaaaggaaaactGTAAGCAACAATAATGTTCAGCACAGTCTCCAGTTGGagttcaaatatattttataacaCTAAACATCATTTCAGCTACAGAGTTCTCATTACTCATTACTTTGAGGTTGAAAATTACAAGAATTAAGTTCTACCAGTTGCCCCATTAGCACTTTAGACCAGTGGAACAAAGTGAACGAGTTGAGAGAAGTGATATTTTAGAATATTTCTCAATTAAGTGAGAACACTTTGGACTCAGGCCTTTATAATTTTCAAAGGGAAAACTGAGGTTTATTTGAAGTATTGTTTGAATTCTTCAGTGTTTAGTGTTTAATTTAAAcagtatacatttttttattatatttttaacttttatttgtctttatttagcTACTCAGCATGTTGTCAGTATCCCAAATGTCGTGCTTGTTTAGGCATGTTTAAAGACCTGCAGGcatttctgcagttttttttcctcttcaaatTGTACTTCAGATTTACTTCGACAACAAATATACTTAAAGGAAATAACTAAGGTCTAATACTTCCTTAGCATCAGTTTATCATTGTATAAATATAGTGTAATATTTggggattttccttttttttatttgatcgACGCCCTGAGCTATAAACTGTCTAGGGTGTGCTCACAACTCACGCGCAGTTGTGCTAGATTCAACACTTGACATTTGAACCAAGAATAGAAAACAAGAAGTTACTGTCATAACCCTTGAACCTGTGACGTGGTTTTCGGCCAAGCTACTTTAAGACATCCACATTTGGAGTGTTTGCCAACTTTGTTTCACAGCAGTTTGGCAGGACTCCTGTTATGTTTACAGCGGCGCAATGACAATCAAATGGATTTGTTTAGTCCTTATTTAAATTGAAATCACATTTGCTGAAAATATATATTGCAACTGTCAGCAATCCTTTTTATGTTAAAGTGCTTTCTGAGATCcaaatgtaaatataatcaATTCGTTAGCTGATGTGGATGTTCAGTCTCTGGTTGAACACCTCACAGGAAACCAGCACTAACAGCAAGGGTAtgcttttacacacatataACCATTCTCTAgtctcagtgttttgtttgttttcaaaatttctttttgtttgtttgtttgttttctcttcttttcttcccttttttttccacaaatgaaATATGTCACTGCTTTGGTGGACCACTATGAATGCGTCTCTTCTGTAAAAAGGtgcaacaaataaaataaataaaaactatttattgGCTGTTTAACAATGTCAAAAAAATACAATGTAAAAGAATACATGCAGTCCAATGTTCATGGATGGCTCTGAAGGAGCAAATTATaaaaaacagtataaacatatgaTGGTAAAACCCATAAGTCACATTAAAATCCAAACAAACCAGAAGTGCATAGCATTAATCAGGTAACAGTTAACAGGTGAAATAAAGTGCTACAGTTcttatgaaaaatattttttactatATATCTTGTCATCTTAGACTGTACTGTGGTAGCTCTTCTCAAGGCAGCACCTACTTTGTGGTCTTTAACCAGATCTTACATTGCTCAAGTTGTGACTCATAGCCACAGTCACTGATATATTACTATAGGTGTGGGCCAACATTTTCAGTATAAGCCCACAGCCTGTTTCTCACAGTTTCCATTTCAGAAGAAAGATACGCCTGCTACAGTTCagaaaacaatatattttaaaaaataaaacattcccCTTGATCTCATCTAGCTGCCCACTGTGGTAAAAGTTGAACAACAGCAaaagagactacaacactgactGGGGGGGTTTCCATGTGACCCTTGAGCcaaatgtaaatatattgtGTGCCTCATATATTTGCCGAATTTGTATCATATGTCCCAAGGATTTCCCAGATGACGCACTCAACTGAATATCAAAATAACTGGTGCTCTCTCATGACTAACCACCATGTTATCATCAGATTTTATCTGTATAGATAATACTTGGGACATCCACCGTTTTGTGAGAATCTTACTCAAGGGCATGTCTCGGCTTGTGAAATGAGTGCTGTTAGAGCTTTACGATCTTTTgtgtcattcaaaaaaaaaaaaaaaagacccaagTACTATAGAGATACGTTCTCAGTACAGTAGACTTCCTGGTGCTTTAGGACAATTAAGTATTGACAGAAAGGGAAACCCCCTTCTCTGGACTTTTTAACACTAAGAAAGCAATAGTAGGAAAGTCCATACAGTTCCCTGAATGTAGACTTGAAGGGACTGTATAATGCACCTTCTACAATGTCCTAACTACTGTCTGCAATAGTACACAAAGTTGTCCCCATTCATTGACAaattaaagtaataaaacaggacagagaaaaaGTCACAAACTGTGCTATGAAAAATCATGTTTCACTACATCCTGACGCGACATTGTGCTTGTGTGGCTGCTGCCACATAACAGGGCTACAAATGTACAAATTCAGCAGTAAACAGTAGGTAACTAGGTTGAGCACAGCCTGACTAAAACCAAACATCTATTCTGGGAGGAATGTGTGGGCTCAGCATTAGACGTCACTAAAACCTCTCTGTTGTCAAATTTGTTTATACCGAGCTGAACACCCACCTGCACTGTACATTTACAGAGAGCAGCCCTCGCATGTCTCAGCTTTACTGCTGCGACATGCAAATATCAGGGCAGCAAAATTCATTCACACTCATTCAAACATTACAGTATTATTTCACACAGTTCACAGGCAAAAGTCCAACTACTTTGAATAtcgtttgaaaaaaaaaaaacgttctttcctcttgtttcaaaagactttcatttttaatgtaagGTATGTTGTTTTACCATTATCTGATGCCAAAGGAGCAATTTAAAACCTTCTGTAGCTATTTTAGGGTTACTCTGTCTTTCAAGCTGAactgaaaaggggaaaaaacacagcCTTGCTGATAAAATTTACATGATTCTTGTTagtccactttgtttttttcccgCTCAGAATTCCCCTTCCTTCCAGTGCACATTTACAGTATTATCAAAAGATCAATAAAAATGTATCCCGGTGTAATTATTAAGCAAAAAGTTACCTCTAAACTGACCTATTAAGACTGTTCACAGTAAGTTCTGATAAAGGAAAGGAGGGTGGTTTAAAGACAGTGttctctttgtttcatttagAACCAAGAAAACTGGCACTACAAAGGCAACTTCCAAACTTGTGGCTcagtgtcacagagacagatccCATCTTATTCTTGATCTGAACTTAGCAAAACCTTCAAtgatgctgttgctgttgtctgGTCCGCTTCCATTTATGCAAGAAGCTGGTCTGAGGAGTCCTTGGAGTCCAGTGACTCTGAGCTGCTGCCTTGCTCTTGCTGGGCCTCGTGAAAACTGCACTCTATTGCTGTTGTCATTAATGTAGTCGGCTCatctaaaaaaatgtaaaaaaaaaaaaaaaaaaaaaaagaagaagaagaaaaaaaaagacatgaaatatGTATTGATTGACTGATATATATATGATTTGCTTGATTATACAAATTCTGTATAATCAGCACCAATCTGTTCATAATCATGAAGTACAATAGTATTTACCTGTAGGGGGTCTGATGATCAGTGGTGGGGTCTTCTTATTGCCATATtctgtctctttgcttttctggagatttttcctGGCCACGGTGGtaaggatgatgatgataatgacgGTCAGAATCGCACTGATGATGACAGAGATGCCTAGTACCCATGCCTTTTCTGTCTCATCTGATACAAAGCGGCAAGAAATTATaactcattttaaataaataaacataaaaattaaaGCACAATTacacaagaagaaaagagcCATGCCTTACCAGTTTTTTTGGGATTGTGCGATGGATAAACTGAAACGTTATGACATGTACTGTCAGTAAATGCATTTCCCTTGACCATAATTTGCTGATCTGGACAccttagggaaaaaaaataaacagaagaattCCAATGATTTTTCTGGGTTTTCATCAAATATTTCAGAAAGTACCACAACAATAACAGCAGCAAAAGGGAAGGCTGTATCTCACTTTGTATTCCAGGGTTTACACCTCTGGTGAATTTGGTCATTGAAGGTTCCATCTGGGCATGGTCGGCAAGAACCTGCACAGACAAGTTCACACAGTTGACTTGCCAGCCGTTGGGTTAGGTTACTTGAATAGCATGTGTGCCAAGATCATGctaaatttgtgtgtgttttactcacGATCTTTTGTAGGTTCTTGGCCTTTGCCACACTTCATAACACAGAAGGAACATCTCGTGTCCCCACAGGTGAGTCCTTCTTTACAGCCACACTTTGTGTCACTTGTGGCTGTGCACTCTTGCAGAAAGACTTGAGCACctaaacacaaaaagacagtTCTAAAACCTTGTggtttttcagattttatttttagatgcCCAGATTGTCCACTACAGTGGAAATGTCTTTGTGACCCCCAGGATACTCTAACATACCAACACACTGTGTACACGAGGAACACCTGTAGCTTTGAGGGTCCACTGTAAATTTCCCGTGCTCACATGGGGTGCAAAGATCTTTTGGGCTTGGACCACATTTTCTGACCAGGCGGtgtcctgcaaacacacaaacacacacatatataggaaacacacagaacagCTCGACCACATTAATTGAAATCCATTTAAGTGAGATTCGCTCCTTCAGTGATATAACAAGTTGAGTTCCCCCCTTCAAAGATATAAAAGTTGTAATGCAGCACAGGGAAGCTTTAAGGAATGTACTGCTGAAAACAGCTCTAACAATCTACAGTTAACAAAACTAAGCTATTCTGGAATTTTAATGGCACATACAAGTATCTGAGTGAGTTGCTTATCAGTTACATCATCCACgacttttctctttgttgtggTATTagctgaaaaaccactgaaACTATATTTGGTTACTTGCAACCACCATGGAGGAACTGCTCAAAGACTGGAATATGATTTCTTCATGTCCACAGATAAAAGAACTCACAACTTGGTAAGCTATTTTGCTTTCATTAGACTAAATAGAGTAATTTAAACTAGTTAGGTCTTTAGGTAAAAGGATATTATTGTTAATGTATTTCTATATCAGTTTGACCGCCTTCCTTTCCTTCAAGGACACAGATGTtttaaatattcagtgttttgttaaaaacgatgttgctgttattttgatattttaaatacTTTAGCCCAATACAATAGCagcctttgtaaaaaaaaaaaaattatcttttGAACTAACACCACATTTCATCAATTCAAATACACTGAGAGATGTTATGATCATTCTCTCCTTTATGACTTACCAGGCGAACATTCTTCACAGCAAACATCGTCTCCTTTTGGGGTCCATATCAAGCAGCCTCTGTCTGGCTGTCCAACACTGCACAAGCAGCTCTGCATGAGCATTGAAAGACCCATCACCCAAAGAATCACAGCCATACTGTTGTCAGCTTCCCAGCTTTGTGGTTGAGGATGATAATGATACAGCCACCTCAGTGAAGATTTGAAATAATCCAATTTAAGAAAAATTCCAggtgtcttcttcctcttcttcttttttttcccagaaagacactttttatctctctctctctctctctctctctgaatcttTAGATACTgtctgaaataaatgaaagtaCTTAACCTTCTTTTTAACCTAAAGTCTTTTTGGCTGTAATGTCCTGAGGTGTAATGTCATCTGAACAAATGTCTCTGTGCGGTACCCtagtcaaacaaacacataactCTCCCTTAAGCTGAGACTGCTATTCATTTTTCTCTTGAAGGGGGCGTGCTAAAATTACGACACGATGTCgtaacagagagggagggacaggaaGGAAGTCTCTTACATTCTTAAAAGTCACCGGGGGCGGGCTGGCTATCGACAGGTTCGGGAGGTTTCCCGAACTGCCGGGCTGTTCCCGGCCGATGGTCGGAACGTTTTTTTTACCCCTTAAAATGCAGCATCAGCAGgtgcgggctggggttgaaattcagcccgggagcttggtttggagagacCTTTTATCCGATCGCACGACGGacgcaagtggaactgtgattttaacatgaatacttcgTTTGAAAAACgatctaatgatatacatgatatacagtcagtagagtgtactaaagtaagatGCATATGCTCACACGTACTATGCATACTaaaactatgtttatttaaaaattaaaactaccgtgtgtgtgtgtgtgtgtgtgtgtgtgtgtgtgtgtgtgcgtgtgtgtgcagagaacagaggcaaaaagactggcaaaactgttcattttctgctttgtgttttccttgcatgtggttttggtcaaataaaagcaattaagtgtgtgtgtgtgtgtgtgacttctttcttaatttaccctgctcgtctttcttgttttcttttgacagtttgatgactgactgagcggctgagccaatcacatttcagtagaaacagggatcagctcaaattAGGAGGGGCCGCTCGTATCcccccttaatatgcaaaatattagtttgacccagtccagcagtgcggaatcatcccagtctaacgttacgctcatagactgtataaaacatggacgtagcacccgtgacatcacccattggtttcggggagccAGGTTCAGTCGGCCAAGAACCcacccacttagctcggagcgaCAAGGTAAGcagcagctacacgcagctacagaCTAGCCAAGGGgagagttgtaggtttcagcggtgaggatcacttccgcattcaaaaagctgcagctcctcggctgccgctgggggctggctccagaagggagcaattctccattgacccccatgttaaaatagccaactttacagcctaaaaaaacatatttacagcctggtacattttttgtttttggtctctattgatagtttccacctctgtgaacactgtgaggggggtgaatttttttgtaccacaaccgttttagtgttatttaggcttaaagtTCTTATATCAATTAGGgtgttacacggggtcgagctagtcgggtcggactcggggactgtcgtgtggtgaatgtagctgcgtgtagctgccgcttagcttgttaacctagctgattagccttaggctagctcatttgctccgagctaagtggccgggttcttgGCCGGCTGACCCCTGCTGACCCGCAGAGTAACCGTCTCTCCGCCAAAAAGAACACTCCCAcaaaaatccaagatggcgcagctcaaatgcccatggtttggtcacaaaacctcaaacctcaaaatgtcataaaaatggtcatagtatagtaaggcatcaaaatcggccaaaaaaagtccaaatttcttttgacctcaaaatgtcataaaaaacgtcatagtatagtaaggcgtcaaaatcggccaaaaaaagacaaatttttttttttacctcaaaatgtcataaaaaacgtcatagtatagtaaggcgtcaaaatcggccaaaaaaagtcacaaatttttttgacctcaaaatgtcataaaaaacgtcatagtatagtaaggcgtcaaaatctgccaaaaaaagtccaaattttttttgacatcaaaatgtcataaaaaacgtcatagtatagtaaggcgtcaaaatcggccaaaaaaagtccaaatttttttgaactcaaaatgtcataaaaaacgtcatagtatagtaaggcgtcaaaatcggccaaaaaaagtcacaaatttttttgacctcaaaatgtcataaaaaacgtcatagtatagtaaggcgtcaaaatctgccaaaaaaagtccaaattttttttgacatcaaaatgtcataaaaaacgtcatagtatagtaaggcgtcaaaatcggccaaaaaaagtccaaatttttttgacctcaaaatgtcataaaaaacgtcatagtatagtaaggcgtcaaaatcggccaaaaaaagtcaaattttttctttacctcaaaatgtcttaaaaacgtcatagtatagtaaggtgtcaaaatcggccaaaaaaagtccaaatttttttgacctcaaaatgtcataaaaaacgtcatagtatattaaggcgtcaaaaccggtcaaaaaaagtcaaattttttctttacctcaaaatgtcataaaaacgtcatagtatagtaaggcgtcaaaatcggccaaaaaaagtccaaaatttttttgacctcaaaatgtcatgaaaaacgtcatagtatagtaaggcgtcaaaatcggccaaaaaaaagacaaattttttttttacctcaaaatgtcataaaaaacgtcatagtaaggcgtcaaaatcggccaaaaaaagtccaatttttttttgacctcaaaatgtcataaaaaacgtcatagtatagtaaggcgtcaaaatctgccaaaaaaaagtcaaaatttttttttacctcaaaatgtcataaaaatggtcatagtatattaaggcgtcaaaatcggccaaaaaaagtccaaattttttttacctcaaaatgtcataaaaaacgtcatagtatagtaaggcgtcaaaatcggccaaaaaaagtccaattttttttttacctcaaaatgtcataaaaaacgtcatagtatagtaaggcgtcaaaattttttttgacctcaaaatgtcataaaaaaacgtcatagtatagtaaggcgtcaaaatctgccaaaaaaaaggcaaaaaaaattttgacctcaaaatgtcataaaaaaggtcatagtatagtaaggcgtcaaaatctgccaaaaaaagtccaaaatttttttttacctcaaaatgtcataaaaacgtcatagtatattaaggcgtcaaaatcggccaaaaaaagtcaaaaaaaattttgacctcaaaatttcatgaaaaacgtcatagtaaagtaaggcgtcaaaatctgccaaaaaaagtccaaatttttttttgacctcaaaatgtcataaaaaacatcatagtatagtaaggcgtcaaa
Coding sequences within it:
- the ccdc187 gene encoding coiled-coil domain-containing protein 187 isoform X6, translated to MNLEASRSFPSSMAPFSESPATGGQTMGSWDKDDRMTRCGEPSRAVCQCFAVLEDGALAHNLQEQEIEQYYTTNIQKNQLVQNDIRVAKRLQDEEEEQQAQQSAILRQTSRQLEEQDFEYARIIQEEIQRCAEEAQRREQDDEEIAKRMQEEEEQRVRRRRSRGQEGRSEAVSLQPELAETNLDLGELQQVLQDEELARRLQDEEQNLLRRSSQPSTFSSYPEGDFRVAQVAQDEEIAHFMQKQEIKVKRRSRELEGPASWREHRAMISRHDRRAARERQVQRERLDSEGLPSPTEDCSPENLPPSPISTLPQAHQIRNIAEELDPTFQARRQDTGNFRVGQTGPVCPSLPMAHSGSQDFLEEPTFIPPTKRQTEKSGRTKPKERKENCKQQ
- the ccdc187 gene encoding coiled-coil domain-containing protein 187 isoform X7; translated protein: MNLEASRSFPSSMAPFSESPATGGQTMGSWDKDDRMTRCGEPSRAVCQCFAVLEDGALAHNLQEQEIEQYYTTNIQKNQLVQNDIRVAKRLQDEEEEQQAQQSAILRQTSRQLEEQDFEYARIIQEEIQRCAEEAQRREQDDEEIAKRMQEEEEQRVRRRRSRGQEGRSEVSLQPELAETNLDLGELQQVLQDEELARRLQDEEQNLLRRSSQPSTFSSYPEGDFRVAQVAQDEEIAHFMQKQEIKVKRRSRELEGPASWREHRAMISRHDRRAARERQVQRERLDSEGLPSPTEDCSPENLPPSPISTLPQAHQIRNIAEELDPTFQARRQDTGNFRVGQTGPVCPSLPMAHSGSQDFLEEPTFIPPTKRQTEKSGRTKPKERKENCKQQ
- the tnfrsf9a gene encoding tumor necrosis factor receptor superfamily member 9a, with protein sequence MAVILWVMGLSMLMQSCLCSVGQPDRGCLIWTPKGDDVCCEECSPGHRLVRKCGPSPKDLCTPCEHGKFTVDPQSYRCSSCTQCVGAQVFLQECTATSDTKCGCKEGLTCGDTRCSFCVMKCGKGQEPTKDRSCRPCPDGTFNDQIHQRCKPWNTKCPDQQIMVKGNAFTDSTCHNVSVYPSHNPKKTDETEKAWVLGISVIISAILTVIIIIILTTVARKNLQKSKETEYGNKKTPPLIIRPPTDEPTTLMTTAIECSFHEAQQEQGSSSESLDSKDSSDQLLA